The following proteins are encoded in a genomic region of Arachis ipaensis cultivar K30076 chromosome B02, Araip1.1, whole genome shotgun sequence:
- the LOC107627967 gene encoding uncharacterized protein LOC107627967, with protein sequence MQGEFNGLKTLILKENSYAFYVHCFAHQLQLALVTVAKKQVEIALLFNLLTNLCNVVGVSCKRRDMLRDSQMTKTIEALKSGEISSGRGLNQETTLKRVGDTRWGSHYSNLHHFQVEIFYQVVDRQLQELNNRFTEVNTELLLCIACLNPRHSFFAFDKENLIQLAQFYPLEFSSTQLLALDSQLENFILDVRSDDQFSDLNGISALSQKLVETRKNIVYPLVFLLLKLALVLPVATASVERTFSAMNIIKSRLRMGDEFLNDCLVTYIERETFDCIDNEKIIQSFQNMKPRRMEF encoded by the coding sequence ATGCAAGGAGAATTTAATGGTTTGAAAACTTTGATATTGAAAGAAAATTCTTATGCTTTCTATGTACATTGCTTTGCTCACCAACTTCAGTTAGCTCTTGTAACGGTTGCAAAAAAACAAGTTGAAATTGCTTTGCTTTTTAATTTGTTAACTAATTTATGCAATGTTGTTGGAGTTTCGTGTAAACGAAGAGATATGCTTCGTGATAGTCAAATGACTAAGACAATTGAAGCACTAAAAAGTGGAGAAATTTCTAGTGGGCGTGGTTTGAATCAAGAAACAACTTTAAAAAGAGTTGGAGACACTAGATGGGGTTCACATTACTCAAATTTGCATCATTTTCAGGTTGAGATATTCTATCAAGTAGTTGATagacaacttcaagaactcaataATCGTTTTACAGAGGTGAATACTGAATTGCTTCTTTGCATAGCTTGTTTGAATCCAAGACACTCATTTTTTGCATTTGATAAGGAGAATTTGATCCAGTTAGCTCAATTTTATCCATTAGAATTTTCTTCCACTCAACTTTTGGCACTTGACAGTCAACTTGAGAACTTCATACTAGATGTGCGTTCTGATGATCAATTCTCAGACTTAAATGGAATTAGTGCTCTTTCTCAGAAGTTGGTTGAGActcgaaaaaatattgtttatccaTTAGTGTTTCTTCTTTTGAAGTTAGCTTTAGTTTTGCCCGTAGCAACTGCATCAGTTGAAAGAACTTTTTCTGCTATGAACATCATAAAGAGTCGACTTCGGATGGGAGACgaatttttaaatgattgtttagtGACATACATAGAAAGAGAGACATTTGATTGTATTGACAATGAAAAGATTAttcaatcttttcaaaatatgaaaCCTAGAAGAATGGAATTCTAA